In Malus sylvestris chromosome 16, drMalSylv7.2, whole genome shotgun sequence, the following are encoded in one genomic region:
- the LOC126608291 gene encoding LOW QUALITY PROTEIN: photosystem II CP43 reaction center protein-like (The sequence of the model RefSeq protein was modified relative to this genomic sequence to represent the inferred CDS: deleted 1 base in 1 codon), whose product MTIALGKFTKDENDLFDIMDDWLRRDRFVFVGWSGLLLFPCAYFALGGWFTGTTFVTSWYTHGLASSYLEGCNFLTAAVSTPANSLAHSLLLLWGPEAQGDFTRWCQLGGLWTFVALHGAFGLIGFMLRQFELARSVQLRPYNAIAFSGPIAVFVSVFLIYPLGQSGWFFAPSFGVAAIFRFILFFQGFHNWTLNPFHMMGVAGVLGAALLCAIHGATVENTLFEDGDGANTFRAFNPTQAEETYSMVTANRFWSQIFGVAFSNKRWLHFFMLFVPVTGLWMSALGVVGLALNLRAYDFVSQEIRAAEDPEFETFYTKNILLNEGIRAWMAAQDQPHENLIFPEEVLPRGNLFNGTLALAGRDQETTGFAWWAGNARLINLSGKLLGAHVAHAGLIVFWAGAMNLFEVAHFVPEKPMYEQGLILLPHLATLGWGVGPGGEVLDTFPYFVSGVLHLISSAVLGFGGIYHALLGPETLEESFPFFGYVWKDRNKMTTILGIHLILLGIGAFLLVFKALYFGGVYDTWAPGGGDVRKITNLTLSPSIVFGYLLKSPFGGEGWIVSVDDLEDIIGGHVWLGSICILGGIWHILTKPFAWARRALVWSGEAYLSYSLGALSVFGFIACCFVWFNNTAYPSEFYGPTGPEASQAQAFTFLVRDQRLGANVGSAQGPTGLGKYLMRSPTGEVIFGGETMRFWDLRAPWLEPLRGPNGLDLSRLKKDIQPWQERRSAEYMTHAPLGSLNSVGGVATEINAVNYVSPRSWLATSHFVLGFFLFVGHLWHAGRARAAAAGFEKGIDRDFEPVLSMTPLN is encoded by the exons ATGACTATAGCCCTTGGTAAATTTACCAAAGACgaaaatgatttatttgatatTATGGATGACTGGTTACGGAGGGACCGCTTCGTTTTTGTAGGTTGGTCTGGCCTATTACTCTTTCCTTGTGCCTATTTCGCTTTAGGGGGTTGGTTCACAGGTACAACCTTTGTAACTTCATGGTATACCCATGGATTAGCAAGTTCCTATTTGGAAGGCTGTAACTTCTTAACCGCGGCAGTTTCCACTCCGGCTAATAGTTTAGCGCACTCGTTGTTGTTACTATGGGGTCCTGAAGCACAAGGAGATTTTACTCGTTGGTGTCAATTAGGCGGTCTATGGACTTTTGTTGCTCTACATGGCGCTTTCGGACTAATAGGTTTTATGTTACGTCAATTTGAGCTTGCTCGATCTGTTCAATTGCGACCTTATAATGCAATCGCATTCTCCGGTCCAATTGCAGTTTTTGTTTCTGTATTCCTAATTTATCCGTTAGGTCAGTCTGGTTGGTTCTTTGCGCCCAGTTTTGGTGTAGCAGCTATATTTCGATTCATCCTCTTTTTCCAGGGGTTTCATAATTGGACATTGAACCCATTTCATATGATGGGAGTTGCTGGGGTGTTGGGCGCTGCTCTGTTATGCGCTATTCATGGTGCTACCGTAGAAAATACTTTATTTGAAGATGGTGATGGTGCAAATACATTCCGTGCTTTTAACCCAACTCAAGCTGAAGAAACTTATTCAATGGTCACCGCTAACCGTTTTTGGTCCCAAATCTTTGGGGTTGCTTTTTCCAATAAACGTTGGTTACATTTCTTTATGTTATTTGTACCAGTAACCGGTTTATGGATGAGTGCTCTTGGAGTAGTAGGTCTGGCCCTGAACCTACGTGCCTATGACTTCGTTTCTCAGGAAATCCGTGCAGCGGAAGATCCTGAATTTGAGACTTTCTACACCAAAAATATTCTCTTAAACGAAGGTATTCGTGCTTGGATGGCGGCTCAAGATCAGCCTCATGAAAACCTTATATTCCCTGAGGAGGTTCTACCCCGTGGAAAC CTCTTTAATGGAACTTTAGCTTTAGCCGGTCGTGACCAAGAAACCACCGGTTTCGCCTGGTGGGCTGGGAATGCCCGACTTATCAATTTATCCGGTAAACTACTGGGGGCTCATGTAGCCCATGCCGGATTAATCGTATTCTGGGCCGGAGCAATGAACCTATTTGAAGTGGCTCATTTCGTACCAGAGAAGCCTATGTATGAACAAGGATTAATTTTACTTCCTCACCTAGCTACTCTAGGTTGGGGGGTAGGTCCGGGTGGGGAAGTTCTAGACACCTTTCCATACTTTGTGTCTGGAGTACTTCACTTAATTTCCTCTGCAGTATTGGGCTTTGGCGGTATTTATCATGCACTTCTGGGACCCGAGACTCTTGAAGAATCTTTTCCATTCTTCGGTTATGTATGGAAAGATAGAAATAAAATGACTACAATTTTGGGTATTCACTTAATCTTGTTAGGTATAGGTGCTTTTCTTCTAGTATTCAAGGCTCTTTATTTTGGGGGTGTATATGATACCTGGGCTCCGGGCGGGGgagatgtaagaaaaattaccAACTTGACCCTTAGCCCAAGTATTGTATTTGGTTATTTACTAAAATCCCCCTTTGGCGGAGAAGGGTGGATCGTTAGTGTAGACGATTTGGAAGATATAATTGGTGGGCATGTATGGTTAGGTTCCATTTGTATACTTGGTGGAATCTGGCATATCTTAACCAAACCCTTTGCATGGGCTCGCCGTGCACTTGTATGGTCTGGAGAGGCTTACTTGTCTTATAGTTTAGGTGCTTTATCCGTTTTTGGTTTTATTGCTTGTTGCTTTGTTTGGTTCAATAATACCGCCTATCCTAGTGAGTTTTATGGACCCACTGGACCAGAAGCTTCTCAAGCTCAAGCATTTACTTTTTTGGTTAGAGACCAACGTCTTGGGGCTAACGTAGGATCCGCTCAAGGACCTACCGGTTTAGGTAAATATCTAATGCGTTCGCCGACCGGGGAAGTTATTTTTGGAGGAGAAACTATGCGTTTCTGGGATCTGCGTGCTCCCTGGTTAGAACCCTTAAGGGGTCCTAATGGTTTGGACTTGAGTAGGTTGAAAAAAGACATACAGCCTTGGCAAGAACGACGTTCTGCGGAATATATGACTCATGCTCCTTTAGGTTCTTTAAATTCCGTGGGTGGCGTAGCTACCGAGATCAACGCAGTCAATTATGTTTCTCCTAGAAGTTGGTTAGCTACTTCTCATTTTGTTCTAGGATTCTTCCTATTCGTAGGTCATTTATGGCACGCGGGAAGGGCTCGTGCAGCTGCAGCAGGATTTGAAAAAGGAATTGATCGTGATTTTGAACCTGTTCTTTCCATGACTCCTCTTAACTGA
- the LOC126608293 gene encoding photosystem I P700 chlorophyll a apoprotein A2: MALRFPRFSQGLAQDPTTRRIWFGIATAHDFESHDDITEERLYQNIFASHFGQLAIIFLWTSGNLFHVAWQGNFEAWVQDPLHVRPIAHAIWDPHFGQPAVEAFTRGGALGPVNIAYSGVYQWWYTIGLRTNEDLYTGALFLLFLSAISLIAGWLHLQPKWKPSVSWFKNAESRLNHHLSGLFGVSSLAWTGHLVHVAIPGSRGENVRWNNFLDVLPHPQGLGPLFTGQWNLYAQNPDSSSHLFGTSQGAGTAILTLLGGFHPQTQSLWLTDMAHHHLAIAFVFLIAGHMYRTNFGIGHSIKNLLEAHIPPGGRLGRGHKGLYDTINNSLHFQLGLALASLGVITSLVAQHMYSLPAYAFIAQDFTTQAALYTHHQYIAGFIMTGAFAHGAIFFIRDYNPEQNEDNVLARMLDHKEAIISHLSWASLFLGFHTLGLYVHNDVMLAFGTPEKQILIEPIFAQWIQSAHGKTSYGFDVLLSSTNGPAFNAGRSIWLPGWLNAVNENSNSLFLTIGPGDFLVHHAIALGLHTTTLILVKGALDARGSKLMPDKKDFGYSFPCDGPGRGGTCDISAWDAFYLAVFWMLNTIGWVTFYWHWKHITLWQGNVSQFNESSTYLMGWLRDYLWLNSSQLINGYNPFGMNSLSVWAWMFLFGHLVWATGFMFLISWRGYWQELIETLAWAHERTPLANLIRWRDKPVALSIVQARLVGLAHFSVGYIFTYAAFLIASTSGKFG, from the coding sequence TTTTTCTGTGGACTTCCGGAAATCTGTTTCATGTAGCTTGGCAAGGAAATTTTGAGGCATGGGTACAGGATCCTTTACATGTAAGACCTATTGCTCATGCAATTTGGGATCCTCATTTTGGTCAACCGGCTGTAGAAGCCTTTACTCGTGGGGGTGCTCTTGGCCCAGTGAATATCGCTTATTCTGGTGTTTATCAGTGGTGGTATACAATCGGTTTACGTACTAATGAGGATCTTTATACTGGAGCTCTTTTTCTATTATTTCTTTCTGCCATATCCTTAATAGCGGGTTGGTTACACCTACAACCGAAATGGAAACCGAGCGTTTCGTGGTTTAAAAATGCCGAATCTCGTCTAAATCATCACTTGTCAGGACTATTCGGAGTGAGTTCCTTGGCTTGGACAGGACATTTAGTTCATGTCGCTATTCCCGGATCCAGGGGAGAAAACGTTCGATGGAATAATTTCTTAGATGTATTGCCACATCCCCAAGGATTAGGTCCACTTTTTACAGGTCAGTGGAATCTTTATGCTCAAAATCCCGATTCAAGTAGTCATTTATTTGGCACCTCCCAAGGAGCAGGAACTGCCATTCTAACCCTTCTGGGGGGATTCCATCCACAAACGCAAAGTTTATGGCTAACCGATATGGCTCATCATCATTTAGCTATTGCGTTTGTTTTTCTGATTGCTGGTCATATGTATAGAACTAATTTCGGGATTGGGCACAGTATAAAAAATCTTTTAGAAGCACATATTCCTCCAGGGGGGCGATTAGGGCGCGGACATAAGGGTCTTTATGACACAATCAATAATTCGCTTCATTTTCAATTAGGCCTTGCTCTAGCCTCTTTGGGGGTTATTACGTCCTTGGTCGCTCAACACATGTACTCTTTACCTGCTTATGCGTTCATAGCACAAGACTTTACTACTCAAGCTGCGCTATATACTCATCACCAATACATCGCAGGATTCATCATGACAGGGGCTTTTGCTCATGGAGCTATATTTTTTATTAGAGATTACAATCCGGAACAGAATGAGGATAATGTATTGGCAAGAATGTTAGACCATAAAGAAGCTATCATATCCCATTTAAGTTGGGCCAGTCTCTTTTTAGGGTTCCATACTTTGGGACTTTATGTTCATAATGATGTCATGCTTGCTTTTGGTACTCCGGAGAAGCAAATCTTGATCGAACCTATATTTGCCCAATGGATACAATCTGCTCATGGTAAAACTTCATATGGGTTCGATGTACTTTTATCTTCAACGAATGGTCCAGCGTTCAATGCGGGTCGAAGCATATGGTTACCGGGTTGGTTAAATGCTGTTAATGAGAATAGTAATTCACTATTCTTAACAATAGGACCTGGAGATTTCTTGGTTCATCATGCTATTGCTCTAGGTTTACATACAACTACATTGATATTAGTAAAAGGTGCTTTAGATGCACGTGGTTCCAAGTTAATGCCAGATAAAAAAGATTTTGGTTATAGTTTTCCTTGCGATGGTCCGGGACGAGGTGGGACTTGTGATATTTCGGCTTGGGACGCATTTTATTTGGCAGTTTTCTGGATGTTAAATACGATTGGATGGGTTACTTTTTATTGGCATTGGAAGCACATCACATTATGGCAGGGTAACGTTTCACAGTTTAATGAGTCTTCCACTTATTTGATGGGATGGTTAAGAGATTATCTATGGTTAAACTCTTCACAACTTATCAATGGATATAACCCTTTTGGTATGAATAGTTTATCAGTCTGGGCGTGGATGTTCTTATTTGGACATCTTGTTTGGGCTACGGGATTTATGTTCTTAATTTCCTGGCGTGGATATTGGCAGGAATTGATTGAAACTTTAGCATGGGCTCATGAACGCACACCTTTGGCTAATTTGATTCGATGGAGAGATAAACCGGTGGCTCTTTCCATTGTACAAGCAAGATTGGTTGGATTAGCCCACTTTTCTGTTGGGTATATATTTACTTATGCGGCTTTCTTGATTGCCTCTACATCGGGCAAATTTGGTTAA